One Microtus pennsylvanicus isolate mMicPen1 chromosome 3, mMicPen1.hap1, whole genome shotgun sequence DNA window includes the following coding sequences:
- the LOC142847104 gene encoding olfactory receptor 10G7 produces the protein MSNGTLVTMFFLSGIPHSSALDTMLFVIFLAIYILTVLGNFLILMVIRVDSHLHTPMYYFLTNLSFIDMWFSTVTVPKMLMTLVSPEGGAISFYSCVAQLYSFHFLGSTECFLYTVMSYDRYLAISYPLRYSSLMSGRVCALLAAGTWLTGSLHSAVQTTLTFRLPYCGPNQIQHYFCDAPPILKLACADTSANEMVIFVNIGVVASGCFMLIVLSYVSIVCSILRIRTSEGRHRAFQTCASHCIVVLCFFGPGLFIYLRPGSRDAVDGVVAVFYTVLTPLLNPVVYTLRNKEVKKALLKLKYGSVFTRGK, from the coding sequence AATCTTCCTGGCGATTTACATTCTCACTGTGCTGGGCAACTTCCTCATCCTGATGGTGATCAGGGTGGAttcccacctccacacacccatgtactacTTTCTCACCAACCTTTCCTTTATTGACATGTGgttctccacagtcacagtgCCCAAAATGCTGATGACCTTGGTGTCCCCAGAGGGTGGGGCTATCTCCTTCTACAGTTGCGTGGCACAACTCTACTCCTTCCACTTCCTGGGTAGCACTGAGTGTTTCCTCTACACAGTCATGTCCTATGATCGCTACCTGGCCATCAGTTACCCACTCAGGTACAGCAGCCTGATGAGTGGAAGAGTGTGTGCCCTCCTGGCTGCTGGCACCTGGCTCACTGGTTCCCTGCACTCTGCTGTCCAGACTACACTGACCTTCCGTTTACCCTACTGTGGACCCAACCAGATCCAGCATTATTTCTGTGATGCTCCTCCCATCCTCAAGCTGGCTTGTGCAGACACCTCGGCCAATGAGATGGTCATCTTTGTGAATATCGGGGTGGTGGCCTCAGGCTGCTTTATGCTCATTGTGTTGTCCTATGTGTCCATTGTCTGCTCCATCCTGAGGATCCGCACTTCAGAGGGCCGACACAGGGCTTTCCAGACCTGTGCCTCGCACTGCATCGTGGTCCTCTGTTTCTTTGGTCCTGGTCTCTTCATCTACCTGAGGCCAGGCTCCAGGGATGCTGTGGATGGAGTTGTGGCTGTTTTCTACACCGTGCTGACACCTCTGCTCAACCCTGTTGTGTACACCTTAAGGAACAAAGAGGTGAAAAAAGCCCTGCTGAAATTAAAATATGGGTCAGTGTTTACTCGGGGTAAATAA